The segment ATTTGGTTTTAATAATATATATTATACAGACGGGTATTATTTTCATAAAGCTAAGTTTTTTTTATATGAAAACGGGGAATGGGTAGATGTTTCACAAGAAATTCTAAAGAATTTAGGTTTTTCCTGTTTTTGGAGTGAAACAAAATCTTTACCGGATAAAAAATATCAAGAATTTGAAATAGAATACATTTTACCCCAATATGGAACGACCGTAAAAGCGGTTTTTCATGAATGGGATTGGCCGCTTTGTGAATGTGATATGGATATGAAATGGTGGAAATATTATAAGAAGGTAATGAAACAAATCAAGTATAGGAAAATTGATTTACTATGGGATAAAGAAAAAGGTGTGTTTACGATAGGGAAAAAATACACGAAATAGATATGATAGAATCAAAAAAGCGGCAGTTCCCTGCCGCCTACTGGGCGATACTGGACTTGAACCAGCGACCCCCACGATGTGAGCGTGGTGCTCTAAACCGACTGAGCCAATCGCCCGAGTGAAACCTTCTATAATCCTTGGGTAATACTGGATTCGAACCAGCGACCCCCTGCTTGTCGAGCAGGTGCTCTAAACCAACTGAGCTAATCACCCATTGAACTTCACTATTATAACGGAGGATTCCGATAATTTCAAATAGTTTGAGCGAATTTTTGTAAATTCCGGCGGTTTCCGTTAGACTCTTATGCGCGTAAAAACTGCGGACACAGATATCGATGGTTTTTACCCCTAATACACGCGGAGGCGTTTCCCGTAATGCATAAAAAACGATTCCTTTCTCTCTTCTATACCTTTATCCTTGCCGCGGGGGTCTGGTCGTGCGTGAACGCCGGGCAGATTACGGTGGATTATATCGACCGCGATCCCGTGGTGTGGAATATGAACTACCCCCTCAAGGTGAGCTTCTTCGGGTCGTTTGTCCCGACCGAGTACGACCTCGTGCTGATGGACGGCGAGAAGGAGATTTACCTCACGAATAAGAAGGTGACTGTCACGCCTACGAATCTGACTATTTCCGCGGCGTATCCTTCCTTCCTCCCGTATCCGCTGGACGAGCGGCTGATGATCAAACTATGGGTACCCGCGATCAAGTCGAATGTTGTGACTGCGGTGGTGGTGCAGGATACGGCTCCCCCCGTACTGAAGACGCTTGCGGTATCGCCGGAGATCAAGAAGGGCGGTTCCGCGCTCGTGGTTTTCGAGGCGGACGACGCGAACCTGAAATCGGTGATTATTAAGGATAACACGAAGAAAGAATTTTATCCCCAGCCCTTCCAGAGCGAGGGGTATTACCTGTGCTTCGTGGGATGGTATGTGAAAAACTCCGACTACGCCGCGTGGATAATCGCGTCGGACGAGGCGGGCAATATGGCCACCAATAAAATATCCTTCAACGCTAAGGATGTCAAGTACGCGGTGGGCAAGGTGGAGCTCGGTAAAACGTTCGAGAAGGATAAAACGAAAGAACTGGGCCTCCCGATGTCGAATCTCGAGGGTATCGATAAATACGCCTATTACAGAGATCAGATGGCCGGGAAGAAAAAAATAAACATCCCCGAGCTGGCCTCCATCCATCCCGAGGGGATAATCGAGATGTTCAAGATGAAGGCGTTCAAGCCGATGCTGAAATGGAGGGTGACGTCCGGGTTCGGGAAGGTGCGCGAGTATTATTTCGAGGGCGCGAAGAAAAGCGAATCGATTCATATGGGCGTGGATATGGCGAACGAGCCGAAGGACCCGATCTACGCGGGTAACGACGGATCGGTGATATTCTCCGGGTATAACGGGGGCTACGGGAACACGCTGGTCATCAGCCACGGCATGGGGCTATACTCGATGTACGGGCATTGCACCGAATTACTGGTGAAGGTCGGCGAAACGGTGCATGCGGGGGACAAGATCGCGCTGACCGGGAAAACCGGTGTGGCGAGCGGGGACCACCTGCATTTCGGGATGCTGGTTCAGGGGGTGTACGTCAACAGCGAGGAATGGCTGAATCCTTACTGGATTAAGACAAATGTAACAATGGTACTCGATAAAGCGAAAAAAAGTATGAAAAAATAGCGCCGGTAAAAATATTTTTCGGGGTTTTTTGTTGAGATATTCTTTTAGGTATGTTAAAATGCTAAGTCTGGATAATTCTAATAAAAACGCGGGGTTTCAAGGATGAAAAAGGCGGGATTTTCGTTATTGGTATTAATAGGGGGATTGTTGTTATCGCATTGCGGTAACAGTGTCGAAGGAGCTATTAAGCCGCAGGATTTAACTGCCTATCTTGAGACTGAGGGAAAAGTGCTGCCGTTGAAGGGGCAGGTGATCGATTGGAACCTCAAGGTTCCGCTCACGTTCACCCTGATGCGCGATCCTGTAGAAGTTGTCACCAATAAAAACTCCATTAAAAAGAAATACCTCAAGGAAGACTTTTCCGTGAAACTGATCGCGAGCGGCGAAAGTTTTATGCTGAGCTCGAAAGTAGTGAAGCAGGAAGACGGTAAGGTCTCGCTGATGGTGGAATATCCCGATAACTATGTGCCGGTCAAGGACGATAATTTCTATATTCAAGTCAGGTCCGAAACACTCAATAAAGACGTCGCGAAGTACACGGTGGTGCAGGATTATCATAATCCTGTTATCAGCGTAGTCGCGCAGTCCGATACGATTAACCGCGGCGGTTCCGCGGTGGTTATATTCGAGGTGCGCGACGAGAATATCTCCGATGTGCATATCATCGACAACCGTGGAAAGATATTCTATCCGCAGGTGTTCCAGAAGGACGGATACTATATCTGCCTGATCGGTTGGGATCTGACATGGTCGGAGTTCAAGGCGTGGATTGTAGCGAACGACGCCGCCGGGAACGCCTCGACGAACCGGGTGCATTTCGAGAATCAGCCCCTTCTATCCGCGACCGGTAAGGTCGATCTCAAGCCCAGCAAGCAGTACGGTACGGGCGGTGTGGACGCGGTTTACGACGAGGGCGAGGGCGGTTATAAGAAGGGCCCGGTCAACTGGGACGGTAAAGAAGACCAGAAAATGATTGACAATAAAGAGACGGAAGGCCAGTTCAGCGTCATGGGGCTGACATGCTATCCGCCCAATAAGTATTTCAAAGGATTTAACATTGCCCCGTTCCAACCTATAGGCGAAGCTCGGATGACGTCCGATTACGGGCAATTCCGTAACTATTATTCGCAGGGCAAGCTGGTCAAGCAGAGCTATCATATGGGTATCGACCTGACCTATTATGTCAACTGCCCGATTGTGAATACCAATGTCGGTACGGTTGTGTACTCCGGTTATAACGGAGGTTTCGGTAACTGCCTGATCGTGGACTACGGTATGGGTCTTTACGGATTATACGGGCACTGCTCGAAACTCTACTATGAAGCGGGGGATAAGCTGAAAGGCGGTGAAATCCTCGCCAAGACCGGGCAGACCGGTATGGCGACCGGCGACCATCTGCACTTCTCCCTTTTTGTACAGGGCACCTATATCAATCCCAATGAGTGGATGGATCAGGCGTGGATGTACAAAAATGTGACGGCGGTAATCGAGAAAGCCGAAAGAATAATGAATCTCCGCTAGAAAAATATCTCACTTATCTTTTGAAAATTTTCTTGTCCTGAACTATACTATCTATGGAGAACTTTCCTGTTCTTAAATATTATATCAATTAAGGAGCGTATATGAAGAAATTTCTTGCGGTTATGCTTTTAACCGTGTTAGCCGGTTTCGCGTCGGTCTATGCGAAGCCTGCGGGGTTGCCTTTAGATGTAGTACCTGAAGATGTCGTATGTTTCGGAGTAGTCCCTAATATTGAAACTGCCATCGAACTGATCAATATGGCGGAATCTGAGGCGGGGGATGAAATAGGGAAAATGAAGCCTTATATCAATATGCAGAACCCTCTCATCTTCTTCCTGAATGATGTGGAATACGGTTTCTCATTCGACGAAATCGACGATAAAGACCTTGTTCTCCTGATTCCCGTTGTTACCGCGAAGAAAAAGGAATTTATCAAATATATCGAGGAAAATCTTGCCAATGAAAAAGGGAAAGAACTCAAAGGCGGGATCATTCAGTTCGGCGATGTCTATGCGGCATGGCTTCCCGGCGATTATATCGCGATCGCTCCCGTGAAGGAAAACGTCGAATATATGAAGAAAGCGAAAACTGTCGCTAAGAGCAAAACCGATAATGCAAAAAATGTTACCGAATTCGCGGGTAACGTGGGCGCTTCGCTCGCCGCGGTATACCTGAACGGTAAAGTGATTAACGATATGATGAGTTCCCCGGAATCCGGCGGAATGATGTCCCAGTATAAGCTGGACGTACGTTACGCCGCGTCCTTCCTCACCGGCAAGATCGACTTCGAGAATTTCCAGCTCGGCGGGGATATCAGTCTCTCCAGTAAACTTTACCTGAAAGACGGTAAGGCGCTGAACCAGATTTTCCTGATGGATGACAAAACCGAGAAAGGCGTAAGCTATATTCCCGCGAAACCCCTCGGTATGTTCGAATTGAATGTCAAGCCTGAGATTCTTTCGCTCGCGTCCATGTTCGCTATGGGTATGGTCGGAATGGATCTTTCCACTATGGGATGGGAACTGATTTCCGGCAACCTTGCCGTAGCGCTTTACCCCCAGCCCGGGCAGGAAGATTTTAACGATGAGGACATGCCCCAGGTATTGGCGTTTGTCTCCACGTTGAAGGCGAAAGATTCACAAGTGCTGATGCAGAACTTTTTCACCCTTCTTCAGGAAGCTTATCCCGGATGCGATATGGAAGAACAGACCGTTAGCGGAACGAAGGTTTATCTGATGGTTGGATTAGAGGATACCGAAGACCTTTATATGGCGCCTCTGAATACCGGACTTTTAATAGGGATGGGTAAGGATGCTATCGAAAAGTATATCGATTCGATGAAGAAGAAAGACGTGAAGACCTACAACGAAGTATCCCAGAAGGATGCGAAGTTTTATTCCGTCCTGAATTTCTACATCAAATCCAGCGAGATTGCCAAGATGCTTTCCGAGCAGACTCCTATGGGCGGAATGATCGACCTGCAGAAACTTTTCATCCAGATCAATATTTCCAAAGATTCTAAAGTGGTTGAGTTCAAAATCAGCCTGAACCAGTAAGTTAATCTCATCTTATAGAGAGACTGCCTTCGCGGCAGTCTCTTTTTTTTATTATCCGCCTTGACTTTCGGCATTCCCGAGGGTATAATAATTCCTGACTCCTATTATAAATATCCGAACTGCGATTTCAGGTAATTATACATGACAGAGTAATCGGGCTATATGCATTTTTTACTATAATTTGAATGATAGTCTGTATAAATAGGATAATCATGAGAAGAAGCGCTATGTTTCTCCTGAAATATGGGCGGGTTTTGGGAGTACGGCCGGCTTCCATGTACCATTTTCCTTGGGGGTGCGCATGCACGGGTTGATCCGTTATTTTGCAGATAAGACTATTCTAGCCAATCTGCTCGTCCTTTTTATCCTTATCTTCGGCTTCTGGAATCTCCAGCAGATTAATAAGGAGGGATATCCTAAAGTCGACCGGAAACGCATCTATATTACGACCATTTTCCCCGGCGCGTCCCCCGAAGAAGTCGAAAGCGGGGTCACTATTCCTATCGAGAACGCGCTCAGCGGGATAGAAGGTATCCAGAAATATGTATCGGTCTCGCAGGAGAACGTTTCCCGTATCACCGTGTATATCGACCCGGAGTATAAAGAGCTCGAGAAGGTGAAGGCCGATATCCGGCGCGCGGTCGATAATATCACTCTCCCGAAGGAAGTGACGAAGAATCCCGCGTTCTTCGAATGGAAGGTGTCCCAGTTCCCGGTGATCGAGGTGGCGATTTTCTCGGATACGTTATCCTACGCGGAACTGCGCACCCGCGCGCTTGACCTCGAAAAAAAGCTCAAAACTATCCCTTATGTCTCGGGGATTATCGAAAACGCTATTCTCGACCGCGAGATAAAAATCAAGCTCGACCTGAAAAAACTGAACGATAATTATATTTCCGTACAGGAAGTGATTAACGCCATCCAGATTAATAATTTCGAGATTACCGGCGGGAGTTACAACTATAAGAACGAGGAACGCCTCCTGACGGTAACGTCGAAACTCAAGACGATCAAGGATATCCAGAATGTTATCATCCGCAGTACGTTCGAGGGAAATAAGATATATCTCAAGGATATTGCCAGGATAGAGGACGGATTCGAGGACGAATCGACCATTATTCATCTCAACGGACAGCAGGGCGTATCGCTGATGGTGCAGAAAAAGGATAACGCGGATATCATGCGTACTGTGGATGCGGTCAAGGCCGCGGTCAAGGAGTACCAGTTATCGTTAGGAAAGACCGACCTCGATTTTACCTATATATGGGATTTATCGGCGGAGACCCGCAACCGTCTCGATATAGTCCAGACGAACGCGATAATGGGGCTGATCCTCGTGCTCCTCGTTCTCTTCCTGCTGATGGACGCCAAGAACGCGATATGGACGGCGATGGGGATACCCACCGCGGTGGCGTTCGCGGTAATAATGATGCCGCTTTTTGGCGTCACTATCAACAGCGTGTCGCTCCTCGGTATCGTGGTCGTTATGGGGATGGTGGTAGACGACGCTATCGTTATATCGGAAAATATTTACCGTCACAGGCTGATGGGGAAAAGCCCGATTAAGGCCTCGATAGACGGCACGATCGAGGTCGCCTATCCGGTTATCGGGACAGTGATTACGACGGTTGTGGCGTTCGTCCCGTTGTATACGTTGAAGGGTATCATCGGCGATTTCGCGAAGGAAATCCCGTTCGTGGTCATCGCGGTATTAGTCGGGAGTTTGCTCGAGGCGCTCCTCATCCTGCCCAATCATCTCAATCATAACTGGTTCGGAAAGATGAAGCCCGCCTCCGAGATGAAGGAACGGAAATTCATGGTCGCCCTGCGGAGGGGATATGAGAAATCGCTGAACTTTGTCCTGAAATGGTATCTCCTGCTGATACTCGTATTCGGCGGGCTTTTCTATGTCTCCTATTACATCCTCTTCTCCGGGCACGTCCTGAAGTTTATCCCGTTCCCGTCCAACCAGTCCACCCACTTTGAATTTAACGGGGAAGTGACCGATGGGCAGATGCTGAATTTCACGCTGACTAAGGTCAAAAAAATAGAGGAATTCCTGAGCGTATATCCGACAAATGTCATGGTATCCTATGTGTCCTCGGTAGGGGAGCTTGGTTTCCCGGAAAAGTTCCATATGGAGGTGAATCTGACGCCGGATTCTATGCGTAAGGTCAAGGCGGACGATATTATATCGAACCTTCGCGTGTATATGGACGATCTCGGGGGATTTACTAACGTCGTATTCGCGGTCGAAAGCGGAGGACCGCCGATGGGGCGCGCAATCCGCATCGAGATTATCGGTAACGATAACCTGAAACGCAAGGAGATCGCGGATATTGTCACGAAGTACCTTCTCGCGATAGACGGGGTCTACGATATCGTCCGCAGCGACGAGGAGAATAAAAAGGCGACGAAGGTGATGATCAATTACGATATGGCCGCTAAAGCGGGGGTTTCCCCGATAGTGATCGCCCAGACCGTGCGGACGGCGTTCCACGGGGTGATCGCGTCGTCGCTCCAGACGCCGGAGGATTTGGTGAACTACAGGGTGGTTCTCGACGATAAATACAAGAATAAACTTGGCACACTGAATCAGCTCTATGTAATGAATTTCAAGAACGTGCTGATTACGCTCCCGTCGCTGATAGTGATGAAGGACGATAAGCTGGTGAGCAAGATCGATCATTATAACGGCGACCGGAATACGATTATCGAGGCGGACTTACAGAACGCAAAGATTACCGCGAAAGAACTGTACGATAAGATAGTGAAGGATTTCGGCGATTTCAAGGAAAAGTACCCCGGGTTCCAGATGGAGATAGGGGGCGAGGCGGAATCGACGCAGGAAACAATCGATAGTATGATCAGCGCGGCCATTCTGGCGGGCGTGCTCATCCTTTTTATCCTCATACTCCTATTCCGCTCGATCATACAGTCCGTGCTCGTCCTCCTGACAGTCCCGTTCAGCCTGATCGGCGTCGCGTTCGCGCTCTACACCCATAACCTGCCGCTGACCGCGATGGGTATTTTCGGGATGGTCGGACTGATGGGGGTTGTGGTGAACGACGCTATCGTGATGGTGGATTTTATTAACGCCCAGCGGAAAATCCTGACAAAAGACAATATCCGCAAGGTCATCGTGGAGGGCGCGGGGGTGCGGCTTCGCCCGGTTATATTAACCACCGTCACCACAGTAGCGGGGCTTCTGCCGACCGCGTACGGTATCGGCGGATCCGATCAGCTCGTGATCCCCACCGTGCTCGTGATGGCGTGGGGGCTGATGTTCGCGACACTCCTGACCCTTTATCTGATACCCAGTTTCTATATGCTCGATTTCCGAATCCGGCATTTTTTCAGGGATATTATCGCTAAAATATTCCGCAGGCCCGCTCCGGCGGACAATACGGGGGATGATAATCATGGAGAATAAATGCATACCGTTCGATAGAAGAGGCGTGTTTACACTGATTGTGCTGACCGCTCTGGCGTTATCGGTAAATGCCGCATATCCGGTGTCGACGAATATCATCCCGATACAGGTGTTTGTCGAAAAGGCGATCAAGAACAGTCCCGAAATCATGGGCGAACTGATTAAACTCAAGGGCGCTGAATCGCTTGAGATTCAGTCCCACGCGATCTATAACGCCTATCTCAACGCGGAGTACCATTACGCCTACCAGAACCCCCAGAGCGCGTCGCAATCCAATGCCGGGATAGTCGAGCAATGGACCGACGATTTCGACCTCAGCGTATCGAAGGTGATTCCCCAACTCGGTACCAAGATGAAGGCGGGGATATCCTATCAGCAGAATATCGCGTCGTCAATGATACCCGATTATACTTCGCTCCAGATCGTCGGCGGGACGAATATCAGTACGAATAATCTGAAATATACCCTCTACGATACGTCGGCGTTCAACCCCCAGTTTTACTTTCAGTTAAGCCAGCCCCTTCTGCGGGACTGGTTCGGCATCCTCGACCGTTTCCCTATCAAGCAGGCGGAGTTCAACCGGATGATTACCGAGGAGACTATCAGCGAGAGTATCGAGAATATTGTCATCAATCTGTATCAGATATATTTCGAATGGTACAGCGTGTATCACCAATACAGGATATTTGTAGAGAACGTCAATAACAGCGAGAAGCTCCTCAAACAGCTCAAGGAGAAGCAGAAGGTCGGGCTGGTCGAACAGACGGATATCGATCAGGTGTTGATGATGAATATCGAGTTCAAGAAGACGCGGGATATTCTCGAAGTGAATATCAACCGGCTGACGAAAAAAATCCTTTACTGGATGTACGGGAGCATCGTTATCCCGAGCGGGGCTGTCTATGTGCCTGAGGAGGAACTCAACCTGCCGCCTATCCCCGAGGGTAATTTTACCCCGTCTATGAGCCGCCAGATGCGTATCCTCGAAATCGCCAAACAGCTTCTGGAGTTCCAACTCGAGAAGGAGAAGAACGAATACCTTCCCGACCTTAACCTCGTGTTCCAGTACAGTTTCGCCAATGTGGCGGCCGACCCGGCCGAAGTGTTTATCCTGTCGAATTTTACCCATAACTTCTACGTCGGCGTGGAGTTTTCGCTCCCGATCGGCGAGGATTTAAGCAAGGGTAAAGTGAAAGAGACGAAGGCGAAGCTCCAGAAATGGGTGAAGGACGTCGAGAATTTCGAACGGAACTATAATCAGTCGCTGGTCGACCTGAAGGATATGATGTCCGTGTACCAGAAGGCTCTCGAGTACGACGACCTTCTCATCCAGACCGCCATCAGCCGTATCAACGGCGAAAAGAAAAAATACGAACAGGGGCGCAGCGACCTGTATTTCGTGATCCAGAACGAGACTACGCTGGTGAATTATAAACTGACCAAGCTCAAGGATTATGTCGAACTATGCAAACTGCGGCTCCAGCTACTCGGGCTTATCGACAAGCTGAAGCCGTAGGAGGATGAAATGAAACGATTGATAACTATTTACCTGATAATGATTACCGCGTTATTCGCGGGCTCCTGCGCGCTGTTCTACCCCCAGTTCTTTGTCGAGGATGCCATCGATAAGCGGGGCGATTCGAACTGGAGCGTGCAGGATAAGGTAAACCCGTACTGGGAGGTAGTCGGCCTGCGGGGGTTCTCCGCCGGAACCGCGTCCTATGTGGAACTTGATTTCGATACGGTCAACGGTATCCCGTATGTGGCATACCGCGACTCGTCCAATAATAACGCCGTCTCGGTAATGAAGTACGACGGCACGAATTGGGTCTATGTCGGCGCTCCCGGCTTCAGTATCGGGGATTCCCGTTATATCGACCTGTTTATCGACGGGACTGTGCCGTATGTGGCGTTCCAGGATATGACGAACGCGGGTAAACTGTCGGTGATGACCTACTCCGGCGGGACATGGCAGTATGTCGGCGGTGCGGGTATCACCGCGCGCGAGGTGCGGGATATTTCGCTCTATGTGTCGGGCGGCGTCCCGTATGTGGCGTTCGCGGACAGGGATACGACCTATAGCCTGAGCGTCAAGGCATTCAGCGGGGGTATCTGGAACGACCTGAGCACGAACCAGATTACCGCCATGTCGGTGGCGGGGGTGTCGCTATGGGTCGAAGGGGGAGTGCCGTATGCGCTCTTTCAGGATACGGAGTACTTTAATTCGGTGACATTATTCAAATATCTCGGCTCTCCCTCGGCGGGTTGGGGAAACGTCGGATTCAGGGGCTTTTCCGACGGAGCGGCGGGAAGTACCGTGCTGGCGTTCGATTCCGGCGCACCGTACGCGTCGTTCCAGGATATCGCTAACGGAAGCCGCGCTACTGTGATGAAGTGCACGCTGGGGGTATGGAGCGTAGTCGGGACGAAGGGTTTCACTCCGGATGTCGCGGCGTTCATCGATTTCGCGGTCGATTCCGGCACGCCCTATGTCGTGTTCGAAGATTGGAGCGCCGCTCTCTACGCGACCGCGATGAAATATCTCCCGTCGGGAGTGGTGCATACGAACTCCGGGACGGGCGCGGTTACCACCAATGACGGATGGGTTCCGGTCGGCGGTAAGGGTTTTTCCGGCGGCGTCGCGACATTCATCTCGTTGGATATCTATAATCATATCCCCTACGTGGCGTTCCTCGACGGAAGCGCGGCGGGAAGTAATAAAGTAACGGTCATGCGTCTGAAATAAGCGCGGGGAAATGCAATGGTAAAGTATGCTTCGATAAAAAGAGCGTTCATCCTAATACTGGCAGTCGCCGGGTGCGCGGGAATTATGTCCGCCGAAGGCGGTACCAACTCCGCCGGGCTCATCTTTAACGAGATGCGGTTCAAGTACAATCTGTTGGAGTACACGTATCTCCTCAACGGGAAGGAAATCAAGCCCGGCGATCTTTGCCATGATTATATCGAGGGGCAGGCCAATACGGCCGCGGTGTACGACGAATTCGGGCGGCTCGTGTTCTCCACTAATTTTCTCACACTCCCGGGGTGTCTGACGAAAATCACGCCGGCCGAACCGTGGATAGGGAACTGGCACCCGCGTTTCTCTATCGGCGGCGGAAATTGGCTGACATTGGGAATCGACTATACAATCAACCGTTATATCTGGGTAGGTGCCGGCCTCGGATACTCGTACTGGTCGGACGACCGGCTCGGCGGGAGCTATTCGATATTCTCGTTCTCCGCGGAGGGCGGGTATTACTTTATCGGCGACCCGTCGAAGGAGTTCCGGGTGGGTATGGGCGGGATGTTCGCGGTGCATCTGGTCGAGCCTTACGCGGAATGGGTGAAGCTGATCGACGGGTTCTACCAGCCCGGCCAGACGGTCGTGTCGAACGACTACCGGAACTACGGGGTGACGATCGAGGGGTTTATGACGATGGAGTACGACCGGTTCTTCCTGCGCCTGAATATCCGTTTCGACTTCGCGCACCCGGCGTTTTTATTTCTGCCGTCGGCGGGGATGAAGTTTTAGCATAATCGACCCTTTTTTTCTTTATGAACAATATTTCTCTTGCATATCCGTACATTCGGAGGTAAGATATTAGAACGCATACGAAAATTCTATGTGTTTTAGGAGGATTCTATGAAAAGTTTATGGATGATGATCATGCTTTTTTCCATTGCCGGAATGAACTATGCGAAGGATTTAAAGCTCACGGACTATTTTCTCATGCTGCCCGAGGGGTATTTTGCAGGGATAAATACCGAAGACTATAACCTCCAGGAAAACCTACAGAAAGGCGTGAAATGGGGCGGGGTCGACTATATCGGCGATATTGTACTCGATCCGAAGAACGGCTTTATGAAAGTGACCTCGAAAATGGATAACCCGGATGAAGTGAATTTCACCGCGTATTTATGCTATTTCCTGAAGGCGGATAAGTCGAAGGTTTTCGGGTTTGCCCTCAATGTAAAAAGCTACTGCTATGACTACACGACCAACGCGTTCCTGACATTCGACCCCGACGGGGGTATATCCGACCTGACCGCGCTTGCACTGCCGCCGATCGATTTTAAGACGTTCTGGGGCGATGCGCCGTTACCGGATAAAAAATACCAGCATTATCATCTGGTCTACACCCTCCCGCAGTACGGTACGACAGTTCAGGTGGCGATCGAGGCGGATCAGTCCCCCGACTGCGATTTTGATGAAAAGCTTTGGGACGAGTATTACAAGGTGATGGACAAAGTGAAGTATAAAAAGATCGACCTCGAATGGGATAAGGCGCACGGGATTTTTAATTTCGGGAAGAAGTACGGGAAATAGAGTTATTAGCTGATCGATAAAAAACCCTCCGGTGACGGAGGGTTTTTATTTATACCTATGGATAGCTCTATTTATTCCACCAGCTTGATCGCGGTAGTATTATCATCCGCCGACGATGCGAGATTGATTGTTTCGTCCAGTTTGAAATTATCGATAATAGACTGTAATTGACTGTTCAACAACTGGTTCTGCGCGGAAATCTGCTTGATCGTATCGATTGACCCGATCAGG is part of the Brevinematales bacterium genome and harbors:
- a CDS encoding M23 family metallopeptidase; the protein is MHKKRFLSLFYTFILAAGVWSCVNAGQITVDYIDRDPVVWNMNYPLKVSFFGSFVPTEYDLVLMDGEKEIYLTNKKVTVTPTNLTISAAYPSFLPYPLDERLMIKLWVPAIKSNVVTAVVVQDTAPPVLKTLAVSPEIKKGGSALVVFEADDANLKSVIIKDNTKKEFYPQPFQSEGYYLCFVGWYVKNSDYAAWIIASDEAGNMATNKISFNAKDVKYAVGKVELGKTFEKDKTKELGLPMSNLEGIDKYAYYRDQMAGKKKINIPELASIHPEGIIEMFKMKAFKPMLKWRVTSGFGKVREYYFEGAKKSESIHMGVDMANEPKDPIYAGNDGSVIFSGYNGGYGNTLVISHGMGLYSMYGHCTELLVKVGETVHAGDKIALTGKTGVASGDHLHFGMLVQGVYVNSEEWLNPYWIKTNVTMVLDKAKKSMKK
- a CDS encoding M23 family metallopeptidase, whose protein sequence is MKKAGFSLLVLIGGLLLSHCGNSVEGAIKPQDLTAYLETEGKVLPLKGQVIDWNLKVPLTFTLMRDPVEVVTNKNSIKKKYLKEDFSVKLIASGESFMLSSKVVKQEDGKVSLMVEYPDNYVPVKDDNFYIQVRSETLNKDVAKYTVVQDYHNPVISVVAQSDTINRGGSAVVIFEVRDENISDVHIIDNRGKIFYPQVFQKDGYYICLIGWDLTWSEFKAWIVANDAAGNASTNRVHFENQPLLSATGKVDLKPSKQYGTGGVDAVYDEGEGGYKKGPVNWDGKEDQKMIDNKETEGQFSVMGLTCYPPNKYFKGFNIAPFQPIGEARMTSDYGQFRNYYSQGKLVKQSYHMGIDLTYYVNCPIVNTNVGTVVYSGYNGGFGNCLIVDYGMGLYGLYGHCSKLYYEAGDKLKGGEILAKTGQTGMATGDHLHFSLFVQGTYINPNEWMDQAWMYKNVTAVIEKAERIMNLR
- a CDS encoding efflux RND transporter permease subunit — encoded protein: MHGLIRYFADKTILANLLVLFILIFGFWNLQQINKEGYPKVDRKRIYITTIFPGASPEEVESGVTIPIENALSGIEGIQKYVSVSQENVSRITVYIDPEYKELEKVKADIRRAVDNITLPKEVTKNPAFFEWKVSQFPVIEVAIFSDTLSYAELRTRALDLEKKLKTIPYVSGIIENAILDREIKIKLDLKKLNDNYISVQEVINAIQINNFEITGGSYNYKNEERLLTVTSKLKTIKDIQNVIIRSTFEGNKIYLKDIARIEDGFEDESTIIHLNGQQGVSLMVQKKDNADIMRTVDAVKAAVKEYQLSLGKTDLDFTYIWDLSAETRNRLDIVQTNAIMGLILVLLVLFLLMDAKNAIWTAMGIPTAVAFAVIMMPLFGVTINSVSLLGIVVVMGMVVDDAIVISENIYRHRLMGKSPIKASIDGTIEVAYPVIGTVITTVVAFVPLYTLKGIIGDFAKEIPFVVIAVLVGSLLEALLILPNHLNHNWFGKMKPASEMKERKFMVALRRGYEKSLNFVLKWYLLLILVFGGLFYVSYYILFSGHVLKFIPFPSNQSTHFEFNGEVTDGQMLNFTLTKVKKIEEFLSVYPTNVMVSYVSSVGELGFPEKFHMEVNLTPDSMRKVKADDIISNLRVYMDDLGGFTNVVFAVESGGPPMGRAIRIEIIGNDNLKRKEIADIVTKYLLAIDGVYDIVRSDEENKKATKVMINYDMAAKAGVSPIVIAQTVRTAFHGVIASSLQTPEDLVNYRVVLDDKYKNKLGTLNQLYVMNFKNVLITLPSLIVMKDDKLVSKIDHYNGDRNTIIEADLQNAKITAKELYDKIVKDFGDFKEKYPGFQMEIGGEAESTQETIDSMISAAILAGVLILFILILLFRSIIQSVLVLLTVPFSLIGVAFALYTHNLPLTAMGIFGMVGLMGVVVNDAIVMVDFINAQRKILTKDNIRKVIVEGAGVRLRPVILTTVTTVAGLLPTAYGIGGSDQLVIPTVLVMAWGLMFATLLTLYLIPSFYMLDFRIRHFFRDIIAKIFRRPAPADNTGDDNHGE
- a CDS encoding TolC family protein; translation: MENKCIPFDRRGVFTLIVLTALALSVNAAYPVSTNIIPIQVFVEKAIKNSPEIMGELIKLKGAESLEIQSHAIYNAYLNAEYHYAYQNPQSASQSNAGIVEQWTDDFDLSVSKVIPQLGTKMKAGISYQQNIASSMIPDYTSLQIVGGTNISTNNLKYTLYDTSAFNPQFYFQLSQPLLRDWFGILDRFPIKQAEFNRMITEETISESIENIVINLYQIYFEWYSVYHQYRIFVENVNNSEKLLKQLKEKQKVGLVEQTDIDQVLMMNIEFKKTRDILEVNINRLTKKILYWMYGSIVIPSGAVYVPEEELNLPPIPEGNFTPSMSRQMRILEIAKQLLEFQLEKEKNEYLPDLNLVFQYSFANVAADPAEVFILSNFTHNFYVGVEFSLPIGEDLSKGKVKETKAKLQKWVKDVENFERNYNQSLVDLKDMMSVYQKALEYDDLLIQTAISRINGEKKKYEQGRSDLYFVIQNETTLVNYKLTKLKDYVELCKLRLQLLGLIDKLKP